A genomic stretch from Sphingobacterium sp. ML3W includes:
- a CDS encoding PqqD family protein, producing the protein MKLRGDLQLRKLGDDHILVYPGQDQLDASKVYTFNETAVQIWLELQGKEFNVESVTAVLLDNYEVEENEAERDAAKLVKQFEKQGFLI; encoded by the coding sequence ATGAAACTTAGAGGAGATTTACAATTACGCAAATTGGGCGATGACCATATTCTAGTCTATCCAGGGCAAGATCAACTGGATGCTTCTAAGGTGTATACCTTTAATGAGACCGCTGTACAGATCTGGTTGGAACTGCAGGGAAAGGAATTTAATGTCGAAAGTGTAACAGCCGTTTTGTTGGATAATTATGAGGTGGAGGAGAACGAGGCTGAAAGAGATGCTGCAAAATTGGTCAAGCAATTTGAAAAACAAGGATTTTTGATTTAA
- a CDS encoding cytochrome c peroxidase: MKYWLVSGLIAIVLFAIMCKGNHTTDPQDLPDIRQRVLTINTTFDKQIDQQIANVENNSIDQQLQQGFDQLRSTYKSMEWAVGYFMPETARFLNGPNLDEIELEENAVIEAEGLQTLEEYFYPSYQKEEKQQIIRFLKKLKNKSLTIDTYFEVNTLSLPQLMESLRNQIFRITTLGVTGFDTPISGKGLIESTHALNGVADVLAMIKEQVNHPEEIEKILVLINRTNSILGKSADRNQFDYLSLMDQHLNKISDALHQFRQLENIPSLNVNHPISPEASNLFSKDAFNPDFFVPSERQKMSSEKVVLGAKLFRDNILSGDQSRSCISCHHADKAFADGLKVPTTLSGAKMDRNTPSLSYSNYQHGQFWDMRREDLEGQSVDVITNKDEMHGSMLEIANRLNQHKVYTKEFNKIYKTDTVENWQVQNVLASYVRSLSTFNSRFDRYMRGESQLLTADEKAGFNLFVGKAKCATCHFVPLFNGTVPPEYAKTESEVLGVATDYRNKQLDPDRGRGRYHETVHQLQYSFKTPTIRNISKTAPYMHNGGYVTLEQVMDFYNKGGGQQFGFKLDNQTLPTDTLGLTAKETAKIIAFLKTLDDVPKSSTVPSQK; the protein is encoded by the coding sequence ATGAAATATTGGCTTGTGAGCGGTCTGATAGCAATTGTATTATTCGCTATCATGTGTAAAGGAAATCATACGACAGATCCTCAAGATCTACCAGATATCAGACAGCGGGTGTTAACGATCAATACCACATTTGATAAACAGATTGACCAACAGATCGCCAACGTCGAAAATAATAGCATTGACCAACAGCTGCAACAGGGATTTGATCAGTTGCGGTCCACGTACAAATCCATGGAATGGGCAGTTGGCTATTTTATGCCCGAGACCGCCCGTTTTTTGAATGGCCCCAATCTAGACGAAATTGAATTGGAAGAAAATGCCGTCATCGAAGCCGAAGGTTTGCAGACATTGGAGGAATATTTCTACCCCAGCTATCAAAAGGAAGAAAAACAACAGATTATTCGATTTTTAAAGAAACTAAAAAACAAATCCCTGACGATCGACACTTATTTTGAGGTCAATACCTTATCACTCCCCCAACTCATGGAATCATTGCGCAACCAGATATTTCGGATCACTACCTTAGGGGTTACGGGCTTTGACACCCCGATCTCGGGTAAAGGTCTCATCGAATCAACTCATGCCCTCAATGGCGTAGCTGATGTGTTGGCGATGATCAAAGAGCAGGTCAATCATCCTGAAGAGATTGAAAAGATCCTGGTTTTAATCAACAGGACAAATAGCATCTTGGGCAAGAGTGCAGATCGAAATCAATTTGACTACCTCAGTCTAATGGATCAACATTTGAATAAAATTTCCGATGCACTGCATCAGTTTCGGCAATTGGAAAATATCCCATCCTTGAATGTCAATCACCCTATTTCGCCCGAAGCCTCCAATTTATTTAGCAAAGACGCCTTTAATCCGGATTTTTTTGTTCCCTCAGAACGACAAAAAATGAGTTCCGAAAAAGTTGTTTTAGGAGCCAAGTTATTTCGGGACAATATCCTTTCTGGTGACCAGAGCAGATCCTGTATTTCCTGTCATCACGCAGACAAGGCCTTTGCAGACGGACTCAAAGTGCCAACTACCCTATCGGGTGCAAAGATGGATCGCAATACCCCTTCCCTTTCCTATAGCAATTATCAACATGGGCAATTCTGGGATATGCGTCGTGAGGATCTTGAAGGACAGAGCGTGGACGTTATCACCAATAAGGATGAGATGCACGGATCCATGCTGGAAATTGCCAACCGTCTGAATCAACATAAGGTCTATACAAAAGAATTTAACAAGATTTATAAGACCGATACCGTTGAGAATTGGCAGGTACAAAATGTATTGGCTAGTTATGTCCGCTCGCTGAGTACATTCAACTCCCGGTTTGACCGCTATATGCGGGGCGAGTCACAGCTACTGACAGCAGATGAGAAAGCAGGCTTTAACCTCTTTGTCGGCAAAGCCAAATGTGCTACCTGCCATTTTGTTCCACTGTTTAACGGGACTGTGCCGCCTGAATATGCCAAGACCGAATCCGAAGTATTGGGCGTGGCCACAGACTATCGTAATAAGCAACTGGATCCAGACCGAGGCAGAGGACGCTATCATGAGACGGTCCACCAATTGCAATACTCCTTTAAAACACCAACTATCCGCAATATCAGCAAAACGGCTCCTTACATGCACAATGGAGGTTATGTTACCTTAGAGCAGGTCATGGACTTTTACAACAAAGGCGGTGGTCAGCAGTTTGGCTTTAAGCTGGACAATCAGACCCTACCGACGGATACATTAGGTTTAACAGCTAAGGAAACAGCCAAAATTATTGCATTTCTTAAAACATTGGATGACGTACCCAAAAGCAGTACAGTCCCTTCTCAAAAATAA
- a CDS encoding biopolymer transporter ExbD: protein MAELNQKTQESGKKKIRSRKMAPKVDLTAMVDLAFLLITFFMLTTTLNKPAAMDIAMPDKTKGEATPPVLIDENRTATLILGDGKFMWYHGDFKKPIAASEKPSDIEKTLPQVLAQLKAKISTLPNNKDMIVLIKPSKDARTKDVIHTIDEIKHQNITRYVIGKTQEEEEKQLLASIQ, encoded by the coding sequence ATGGCAGAATTAAACCAAAAAACACAAGAAAGCGGAAAGAAAAAAATTAGAAGCCGAAAAATGGCCCCAAAGGTAGATCTGACAGCAATGGTAGACCTTGCTTTTCTTTTGATCACCTTCTTCATGCTAACCACAACCCTAAACAAACCCGCAGCAATGGATATTGCCATGCCAGACAAAACAAAAGGCGAGGCTACACCACCAGTACTCATTGACGAAAACCGGACAGCGACATTGATCCTTGGGGATGGAAAATTTATGTGGTATCATGGCGACTTCAAGAAGCCCATTGCCGCTTCCGAAAAGCCAAGCGATATAGAAAAGACATTACCGCAAGTGCTCGCGCAATTGAAAGCAAAGATCAGTACCCTGCCCAACAACAAGGATATGATCGTACTGATCAAGCCGAGCAAAGACGCTAGAACGAAAGATGTGATCCATACAATTGATGAGATCAAACATCAAAACATTACACGCTATGTCATTGGTAAAACGCAAGAAGAAGAGGAAAAACAATTATTGGCTTCCATTCAGTAA
- a CDS encoding group III truncated hemoglobin, translating into MKQDIQTIADIKILVDQFYSTVRQDNLLGPIFQERIQDNWGLHLEKMYRFWQTILLDEHTYFGSPFPPHIPLPIEAKHFDQWLLLFEASVDRLYTGEKADEAKRRAQKMAQIFQFKKEYFNANPKKKPLI; encoded by the coding sequence ATGAAACAGGACATTCAAACCATCGCGGACATAAAAATATTAGTCGATCAGTTTTACAGCACAGTTCGTCAGGACAATCTCCTAGGCCCTATTTTTCAGGAACGTATTCAGGACAATTGGGGCTTACACCTGGAAAAAATGTATCGCTTCTGGCAGACGATCTTACTAGATGAACATACCTACTTTGGCAGTCCATTTCCACCCCATATCCCCCTCCCCATTGAGGCAAAACATTTCGATCAATGGCTCCTTCTGTTTGAAGCGTCCGTCGATCGGCTATATACAGGTGAAAAGGCTGACGAAGCCAAAAGGCGCGCACAAAAAATGGCACAGATTTTCCAGTTTAAAAAAGAATATTTTAATGCCAATCCAAAAAAGAAACCCCTGATATAA
- a CDS encoding bestrophin family ion channel translates to MITTKYFNYKQIFNLAGVHLIWLTAWCSLVAVVYYFFQWEWMIIPWVPLALIGTAEAFYVGFKNNQAYDRLWEARKIWGGIVNSSRSFVSMLYAFNTEQGDQQNLEEFRKKITYRHIAWLYQLREQLLIPTEWEHISLKRHIGALNVKRHRLIKAGFPDYSRTPIFLHKYLSAEEFALQSSYRNFATYLNAEQAKDINALKNDGIISDFNQTQLQNSLNQFYDYQGQAERIKKFPSPRQFASTAFVFNVILIMLLPLGLVNEFAKLGHWGIWTSIPFCVVIGWIYIVMELVGDYTENPFGGLMFDIPMLSICRTIEIDLLQMMGEENLPEPIASKNGVLV, encoded by the coding sequence ATGATCACAACAAAATATTTTAATTACAAACAGATCTTTAACCTTGCTGGGGTACACCTGATCTGGCTGACAGCCTGGTGTTCTCTTGTTGCTGTCGTTTATTATTTTTTTCAATGGGAATGGATGATCATTCCTTGGGTTCCCCTGGCACTGATTGGTACAGCAGAGGCTTTTTATGTGGGTTTTAAAAATAACCAGGCTTATGATAGGTTATGGGAGGCACGTAAGATATGGGGTGGGATCGTCAACTCTAGCCGTTCCTTTGTATCTATGCTTTATGCTTTTAATACCGAACAAGGGGATCAGCAAAATTTGGAAGAATTCAGGAAAAAAATAACCTATCGTCATATTGCCTGGTTATATCAACTGCGTGAACAGCTCTTGATACCAACCGAATGGGAGCACATCAGCCTGAAGAGACATATTGGGGCATTGAACGTAAAAAGGCATCGTTTAATAAAGGCTGGTTTTCCGGACTATAGCCGTACACCTATTTTTTTACATAAATATCTTTCGGCGGAGGAATTTGCATTGCAATCAAGCTATAGAAACTTTGCAACTTATTTAAATGCCGAACAGGCAAAAGATATCAATGCCTTAAAAAATGATGGGATAATCTCGGATTTTAATCAAACGCAATTGCAGAATAGCCTCAATCAATTCTATGATTACCAGGGGCAAGCCGAGCGGATCAAAAAGTTTCCCTCGCCAAGGCAGTTTGCAAGTACGGCATTTGTTTTTAATGTTATCTTGATCATGCTATTACCCTTAGGGCTGGTCAATGAATTTGCCAAGTTGGGTCATTGGGGAATCTGGACAAGTATTCCTTTTTGTGTGGTGATCGGATGGATCTATATTGTAATGGAGCTGGTCGGGGATTATACCGAAAATCCATTTGGTGGACTGATGTTTGATATCCCGATGCTGTCGATCTGTCGGACGATCGAGATTGACTTATTGCAAATGATGGGTGAAGAAAATCTGCCCGAGCCGATCGCATCAAAGAATGGCGTATTGGTTTAA
- a CDS encoding helix-turn-helix transcriptional regulator yields MAVSFGKMFFNVREKEVLKGIVDGMDSQEIADCLCLCIHTINTHRKNILAKAGVKTPMQLIKKTIGEGYV; encoded by the coding sequence ATGGCTGTATCTTTTGGGAAGATGTTTTTTAATGTGCGTGAAAAAGAGGTGTTAAAAGGAATAGTTGATGGTATGGATAGTCAGGAGATCGCAGACTGTTTGTGCCTATGTATTCATACAATCAATACTCACCGTAAAAATATCTTAGCTAAGGCGGGAGTCAAGACTCCCATGCAGCTGATCAAAAAGACAATTGGGGAAGGTTATGTTTAA
- a CDS encoding DoxX family membrane protein, whose protein sequence is MYSQFFVRLAVATAFLSAVADRLGFWGAPGTANASWGNWANFVAYSNRLNFFAPASMGNVLAIGATVLEVVLGILLLIGYRTRLVALLSGGLLTIFALTMMLSFGIKVTFNYSVWVGASACFLLGTNRIFPFSLDNYLERHRRK, encoded by the coding sequence ATGTATAGTCAATTTTTTGTTCGTCTGGCTGTGGCAACAGCCTTTTTATCTGCGGTGGCGGATCGTTTGGGTTTTTGGGGAGCACCCGGCACGGCGAATGCTTCATGGGGAAACTGGGCAAATTTTGTCGCTTATTCCAATCGGCTTAATTTTTTTGCGCCTGCTTCCATGGGGAATGTACTAGCAATCGGAGCTACGGTACTCGAAGTAGTTTTGGGAATTTTGCTTTTGATCGGCTATCGGACACGTTTGGTAGCGCTGTTGTCTGGAGGGTTGCTGACAATTTTTGCATTGACGATGATGCTGTCCTTTGGGATCAAAGTCACTTTCAACTATTCGGTCTGGGTGGGTGCAAGTGCTTGTTTTTTATTGGGAACAAACCGAATTTTTCCCTTCAGCCTAGATAATTATTTGGAACGGCATAGAAGAAAATAA
- a CDS encoding methylated-DNA--[protein]-cysteine S-methyltransferase, with the protein MEQDKGLVYTDILSPVGSIRLVATRRGLTAVLWEGEDYTRTKLSQPDKDDHAPLLLLAQQQLLEYFDRKRTVFDLPLDMKGTPFQLKVWEALLTIPYGQTRTYGDLARQLGDIKAVRAVGGALNKNPISIIVPCHRIIGGSGKLVGFAGGLKNKSILIDLEKKDRTPTLFD; encoded by the coding sequence ATGGAGCAGGATAAAGGACTTGTCTATACAGATATCCTATCACCGGTAGGGAGCATAAGGCTTGTGGCGACCAGACGTGGTCTTACTGCTGTATTGTGGGAAGGTGAAGACTATACCCGGACAAAGTTATCTCAACCAGATAAAGATGACCATGCGCCATTACTTTTACTCGCTCAGCAACAGCTTTTGGAATATTTTGATCGCAAGCGCACTGTTTTTGACCTGCCGCTGGATATGAAGGGAACTCCCTTTCAGCTTAAGGTGTGGGAAGCTTTGCTCACTATTCCTTATGGCCAGACAAGAACCTATGGGGATCTGGCGCGTCAGCTTGGCGATATCAAAGCTGTACGCGCAGTCGGTGGTGCATTGAACAAAAATCCGATATCCATTATTGTACCCTGCCATCGGATCATCGGTGGATCTGGGAAACTCGTTGGTTTTGCAGGCGGCCTGAAAAATAAGTCTATTCTTATTGATCTGGAAAAGAAAGATCGGACTCCGACATTGTTTGATTGA
- a CDS encoding Lrp/AsnC family transcriptional regulator, producing MQFDETDKKLLQFLQEDAKQTSKELAYKLRLSVTAVYERVRKLENTGVISKYIALLNKHKIAKDFMVLCHVKLTQHKKEYIQQFEREVMDLQEVTECFHVSGDYDYILKICVRDMEDYRHFMLSKLTSLQHIASTHSSFMIAEVKNTLTILI from the coding sequence ATGCAATTCGATGAAACAGATAAGAAATTATTGCAATTTCTACAGGAAGATGCCAAACAAACCAGCAAAGAGCTTGCTTATAAGCTCAGATTATCTGTAACGGCGGTGTATGAGCGTGTGCGCAAACTCGAAAACACAGGGGTAATCTCCAAATATATTGCCCTCCTCAATAAGCACAAGATTGCCAAGGATTTTATGGTGCTCTGCCATGTCAAACTCACACAGCATAAAAAAGAATATATTCAGCAGTTCGAGCGCGAGGTGATGGATTTACAGGAAGTCACTGAATGCTTCCATGTCAGCGGCGACTATGATTACATCCTAAAAATCTGTGTGCGCGATATGGAAGACTACCGCCATTTCATGCTGAGTAAGCTGACCTCACTACAGCATATTGCTAGTACACACAGTTCATTTATGATAGCTGAGGTAAAAAACACATTGACCATTCTCATTTAA
- a CDS encoding LuxR C-terminal-related transcriptional regulator, whose protein sequence is MESPKSKYYLTAKKFWKTVVDIEKTADTSHLQQQIEFHRRLLNIFQAGNFYYLVFNMYTGDVEVISEECQNLIGYKPDELSIPFLMERIHPDDKPYFLNFEYKVVEFFKSLPYEKIKSYKVQYDFRFKRKDGHYIRILHQAIQIDYDENNFYRTLSLHTDISHIKQEGKPCFSLIGLDDEPSFFNIQLDQAFTKSYDMFTKREREILKCIVEGKMSKTIADELCISLHTVNTHRKNILAKAGLKTPVDLITKAIKEGWL, encoded by the coding sequence ATGGAGTCACCTAAATCCAAATATTACCTTACAGCAAAGAAATTCTGGAAGACAGTTGTAGACATTGAGAAAACAGCAGATACCTCACACTTACAACAACAGATCGAATTTCATAGACGCTTGTTAAATATATTTCAAGCAGGAAATTTCTATTATTTAGTGTTCAACATGTATACTGGGGATGTCGAGGTCATCAGCGAAGAATGCCAAAACCTGATCGGCTATAAACCAGATGAGCTTTCTATTCCATTCCTCATGGAACGTATCCATCCTGATGACAAACCCTATTTTCTCAACTTTGAATATAAAGTCGTAGAGTTTTTTAAGAGTTTACCTTATGAAAAAATAAAAAGCTATAAAGTCCAATATGATTTCAGGTTCAAAAGAAAAGATGGACACTATATCAGGATCTTGCATCAGGCTATTCAGATAGATTATGATGAAAATAACTTCTACCGGACACTCTCTCTGCATACCGACATATCGCATATAAAACAAGAAGGAAAACCCTGTTTCTCACTTATTGGACTTGATGACGAACCTTCTTTTTTTAATATTCAACTCGATCAAGCGTTCACAAAATCCTATGATATGTTTACAAAGCGAGAGCGAGAAATTTTAAAATGTATCGTTGAGGGCAAAATGAGCAAAACAATTGCAGATGAGCTGTGTATCAGTCTTCACACAGTAAACACGCACAGGAAAAATATTCTTGCTAAAGCTGGCCTAAAAACACCCGTGGATCTAATAACCAAGGCGATAAAGGAAGGCTGGTTGTAG
- a CDS encoding M56 family metallopeptidase, translating into MIIYSGKLIACSGLLYLVYISLLQQHKLLAFNRFYLLAIIPIALFAPLVQTALPSFIPDFFHFNRVQPEVVPEHMELAITAPAAVPQESLISTNTAIFLAYLLIAIVLLIRYIVSYKKFSSYIGRASATNNPSIYSIHGLKTPFSFFRRIYVPRGAYLQGEIEASIIAHEQAHVDQRHSIDVMLMQFMRIVLWFNPMVYLIDRAVRQNHEYLADDAVVQVYERASYQHLIIQWSMSSPDINALPASNFNFLTTKKRLIMLQKRTNSGKLLLMPALTLLLTTAISLLFSTHVEAQKTTPAKTEKTESAKPAKTPPTSKKPDAPKAVSERPNPPRRERAPAMEPKKNAAPKEETIRFPEPQKTGGNSKKTMKNKPPVPKEVKFDAAPKVEEVYVENVKFQEPKRINVNGNANRNATDNGTSGGSSSEKHREPKRITMRGTANVSTVTSVKANNVQVNDPKAVSIVKTGTATSGSAKVTEIRSAEPNTITNVNVRSTSTISSEAKENNGKQAAKIVLRGEPANKTNSSK; encoded by the coding sequence ATGATTATCTATTCGGGAAAATTGATCGCCTGTTCAGGCTTACTGTATCTGGTATACATTTCTCTTCTGCAACAGCATAAGCTATTGGCATTTAACCGGTTTTATCTGCTTGCCATTATACCTATCGCTCTTTTTGCACCATTGGTGCAAACTGCTCTGCCGTCATTTATCCCTGATTTTTTTCATTTTAATAGGGTTCAACCGGAAGTCGTTCCAGAGCATATGGAGCTTGCCATCACAGCCCCTGCAGCCGTCCCTCAGGAATCGTTGATATCAACCAACACAGCTATTTTCCTTGCCTATCTACTGATTGCGATTGTACTTTTGATTAGGTATATAGTAAGCTATAAAAAGTTTTCATCCTACATCGGTCGCGCATCAGCAACAAACAATCCTTCAATTTATAGTATTCATGGCCTTAAAACTCCCTTCTCATTTTTCAGACGGATCTATGTACCCCGTGGCGCATATTTACAAGGAGAGATTGAGGCTTCGATTATCGCTCATGAACAGGCACATGTAGACCAGCGACATTCCATAGACGTGATGCTCATGCAGTTCATGCGCATTGTATTATGGTTCAACCCCATGGTTTACCTGATCGACAGGGCTGTTCGACAAAACCACGAATACCTGGCAGACGATGCCGTAGTACAGGTTTATGAACGCGCCAGTTACCAACATCTGATTATCCAGTGGAGCATGTCCTCCCCCGATATAAACGCATTACCGGCCAGTAATTTTAATTTTTTAACAACAAAAAAACGATTAATTATGTTACAGAAAAGAACGAACAGTGGTAAGCTCCTGCTGATGCCTGCGCTTACCTTATTGCTGACAACAGCAATAAGCCTGTTGTTTTCGACTCATGTCGAAGCACAGAAAACAACGCCGGCCAAAACAGAAAAAACTGAGTCTGCGAAACCGGCCAAGACTCCCCCCACTTCCAAAAAACCGGATGCCCCAAAAGCGGTATCTGAACGGCCTAATCCGCCCAGAAGAGAAAGAGCTCCCGCAATGGAACCCAAGAAAAATGCTGCTCCAAAAGAAGAAACAATACGCTTTCCAGAACCCCAAAAAACAGGTGGAAACAGCAAGAAAACAATGAAAAATAAGCCGCCAGTACCTAAAGAGGTAAAATTCGATGCGGCACCCAAAGTGGAAGAGGTGTATGTTGAAAACGTAAAATTTCAGGAACCTAAACGGATCAATGTAAACGGTAATGCGAATAGAAATGCTACCGATAATGGCACCTCCGGCGGAAGTTCAAGTGAAAAGCATCGGGAACCTAAACGGATAACTATGCGTGGAACGGCGAATGTGAGCACTGTCACATCGGTAAAAGCAAACAATGTTCAAGTCAATGATCCCAAAGCTGTTTCGATAGTAAAAACAGGAACTGCTACATCCGGATCGGCAAAGGTAACAGAAATTAGGTCGGCAGAACCAAATACTATAACGAATGTAAACGTGCGTTCTACTAGTACCATCAGCTCCGAAGCAAAGGAAAACAACGGAAAACAAGCCGCCAAAATTGTACTTCGCGGTGAACCGGCAAATAAAACAAACTCATCCAAGTAA
- a CDS encoding aminotransferase class I/II-fold pyridoxal phosphate-dependent enzyme, whose protein sequence is MEDFNAANEIQDLQYFGEFGGVNPSISDSSTYTFLSAKTMFDTFEGNADGCYLYSRHSSPMNLYLAQALAKLENTAAANVTASGMGAITTVLLQLCKSGDHIVSSRTIYGGTYAFLKNFLPPFQIDTSFVDISNFDAIEQAIRPTTKVIYCESVSNPLLEVADLRKLSAICKKYNLKLVVDNTFSPLSVSPKLLGADIVIHSLTKFINGSSDTVGGVYCGPQEFINDTKNVNSGACMLLGPTMDSLRAASILKNLRTLHIRMKQHSYNALYLAERFERDGLRISYPGLSSHKHHELLKSMMHTEYGFGGILTLDAGTTDKANKLMELMQKENLGYLAVSLGFYKTLFSCSGSSTSSEIPEEERVSMGISDGLIRFSIGLDHDIERTYQRMKACMEKTGVL, encoded by the coding sequence ATGGAAGATTTTAATGCAGCAAATGAAATACAGGATTTGCAATATTTTGGAGAATTCGGTGGTGTAAATCCGTCGATATCGGATAGTTCTACTTATACCTTCCTTTCGGCTAAGACCATGTTTGATACCTTTGAAGGGAACGCAGATGGATGTTACTTATACTCAAGGCATTCGTCACCTATGAATCTATATCTTGCGCAGGCATTGGCGAAGCTGGAAAATACAGCGGCAGCCAATGTAACAGCTTCGGGAATGGGGGCTATTACAACTGTACTATTGCAACTCTGTAAAAGTGGTGACCATATTGTTTCCAGCAGGACCATTTATGGGGGGACTTATGCTTTTCTGAAAAATTTCTTGCCACCATTTCAAATTGATACCAGCTTTGTCGATATCAGCAATTTCGATGCAATCGAACAAGCAATACGTCCGACAACGAAAGTGATCTATTGTGAAAGTGTCAGCAATCCGCTATTGGAAGTCGCAGATTTAAGGAAGCTTTCGGCAATCTGTAAGAAATATAATCTAAAACTTGTGGTCGACAATACCTTTTCACCGCTATCTGTTTCACCGAAGCTACTGGGAGCGGATATTGTGATTCATAGCCTGACAAAATTTATTAATGGTAGCAGTGATACAGTCGGTGGAGTCTATTGTGGACCGCAGGAATTTATCAACGACACCAAAAATGTCAATTCGGGCGCCTGCATGTTGCTCGGTCCGACAATGGATAGCCTCCGTGCGGCCAGTATTCTTAAAAATCTAAGGACACTCCATATCCGGATGAAGCAGCATAGTTACAACGCATTGTATCTCGCCGAACGCTTTGAACGGGACGGACTACGGATTTCGTACCCAGGATTGTCCTCCCACAAACATCATGAACTGCTAAAAAGTATGATGCACACTGAATATGGATTTGGTGGGATATTGACGCTGGATGCTGGAACTACGGATAAGGCGAATAAACTAATGGAACTGATGCAAAAGGAGAACTTAGGTTATTTGGCGGTAAGCCTTGGATTTTATAAGACCTTATTTTCCTGCTCGGGCAGTTCGACGTCCTCTGAAATTCCTGAGGAAGAACGTGTAAGTATGGGGATCTCGGATGGGCTGATCCGCTTTTCTATCGGACTGGATCATGATATTGAGCGAACGTATCAGCGTATGAAAGCTTGTATGGAGAAAACAGGAGTACTTTAG
- a CDS encoding BlaI/MecI/CopY family transcriptional regulator translates to MNKLSATEEQLMGYIWDMKKAFMKDLMEAYPEPKPAPTTIATLLKRMTEKGAISYVLYGNSREYYPLFDKDSYYLAHVNDIVEAYFDNSALKFASFFTKQSQLNKEQLEELKKIIDSEIKNKAT, encoded by the coding sequence ATGAATAAATTATCAGCGACTGAAGAACAATTGATGGGGTACATCTGGGACATGAAAAAGGCCTTTATGAAAGACCTTATGGAAGCCTATCCTGAACCCAAACCTGCTCCGACGACGATTGCGACATTATTAAAACGAATGACCGAAAAAGGAGCCATATCGTATGTATTATATGGCAATTCACGTGAGTATTATCCGTTGTTCGACAAGGACAGTTATTATCTCGCACACGTCAATGATATTGTTGAAGCGTATTTTGATAATTCAGCGTTAAAATTCGCTTCCTTTTTTACAAAACAATCGCAATTGAACAAGGAGCAATTGGAAGAACTGAAAAAAATAATTGATTCAGAAATTAAAAACAAAGCGACATGA